In a genomic window of Melanotaenia boesemani isolate fMelBoe1 chromosome 1, fMelBoe1.pri, whole genome shotgun sequence:
- the dis3l gene encoding DIS3-like exonuclease 1 isoform X1: MIKTEKILHLKSSRGRKVRVVREHYLRELVPCFSSLCQADCANDGKLLPGDLTHYVVPDAEVVVKYLEILEFRELQGVIFTQTACQALHSKGRRFYNRLRSLVKDPRHNCVLFANEFQEYSYCPREKGESQEKWQTRCVYSAAVWYYNHLAGMMNVVMITEDDDAVAQYSSLNSGVFVITVQDYLQNFWPELQAAHELYSSISQALQEKENEDSQKEFTEHLPAEVLEAGIKSGRYIQGTLNVSKHRAQNEAFIMNEGLSNKNTGAGNHNLSEGVLVYGSKNRNRAVHGDTVVVELLPKSEWRGKATALIEGQDEKTREDSESKPMPTGNVVGILQRNWRDYVVTFPTRDKTQSQTRNSQRILVIPWDRRIPKIRISTQQADTLQDHRVVVRIDSWESSSLYPNGHSVRVLGRAGELETEVQTILIENCIHVPPFSDVQLREMPINSPERPWRVDPAQMQERRDLRGTRLVFSIDPQGCEDVDDTLSVRSLADGKLLELGVHIADVTHFITEGSLTDLEARSRATTYYLADRRYDMLPAVLSADLCSLLGGVDRYAMSVMWELDAQTLAVNKVWYGRTLIRSSYQLHYELAQALLNGEDAEVPELARLGSEQRDRKLAELIQALEMLTRVARHLRAQRDRGGALELEGVEVRAQLDEDRNITALVPRQPLEVHETVAECMIYANHWVARKIQEAFPYQALLRRHPPPRLELFSQLVDTAKARGFPIDTRTNKALADSLDRAVDQQDPLVNRLLRMMATQAMSQAVYFSTGAEPVDQFYHYGLALDCYTHFTSPIRRYADMVVHRLLTAALQVERGSSPDRPLASNREVEEMAQHINNKNRAAQRAQNMSTALFQCLYFKERDPQTDPRCVADAIIYSIRDNGVLVFVSEYGVKGPVYVKNKEGQVVSVEPDGSCEWQSGSVRRYPDHITTTSSYGTSTFRLFDHITVRISVQFTACHAATLNMGVISNKPHRSAETRQPPSQARSQLVQEVVRLAEEAQEKAAQRPKLSREEREFRQSRTPNLYSLLEEVRELALMDLETVSQICMTTA, from the exons ATGATTAAGACAGAGAAGATTCTGCATCTGAAGAGCAGCCGGGGTCGGAAGGTTCGGGTGGTTCGGGAGCATTATCTGAGGGAGCTGGTTCCGTGTTTCAGCTCTCTGTGTCAGGCGGACTGTGCTAACG ATGGAAAGCTTCTTCCGGGAGATTTGACCCACTACGTGGTTCCTGATGCAGAGGTGGTGGTCAAGTACCTGGAGATCCTGGAGTTCAGGGAGCTGCAGGGCGTCATCTTCACCCAGACCGCCTGCCAGGCTTTACACAGTAAAGGACGCAG gttcTACAACCGTCTTCGAAGTCTGGTCAAGGACCCGCGACACAACTGTGTCCTCTTTGCCAATGAATTCCAGGAATATTCGTACTGTCCTCGAGAGAAAGGCGAGAGCCAGGAAAAGTGGCAGACCAG gtGTGTGTATTCTGCTGCAGTGTGGTACTACAACCACCTGGCAGGTATGATGAATGTAGTGATGATCACAGAGGATGATGATGCCGTGGCTCAGTACAGCAGCCTCAACTCTGGAGTGTTCGTCATCACCGTCCAG GATTATTTGCAGAACTTCTGGCCGGAGCTGCAGGCAGCTCATGAGCTCTACAGCTCCATTTCTCAGGCGCTGCAAGAGAAGGAGAACGAGGATTCCCAGAAAGAGTTTACTGAACATCTGCCTGCTGAAGTCCTGGAGGCTGGCATCAAGTCCGGACGCTACATTCAG GGTACTCTGAATGTGAGCAAGCACCGAGCCCAGAATGAGGCTTTCATCATGAACGAGGGTTTGTCCAACAAGAACACAGGTGCAGGAAACCACA ATCTGAGCGAGGGAGTGTTGGTGTACGGCAGTAAGAACAGGAACAGAGCCGTGCACGGCGACACGGTGGTGGTGGAGCTGCTGCCAAAGAGCGAGTGGAGAGGGAAGGCCACGGCACTGATCGAGGGACAGGACGAGAAGACCAGAGAGGACAGCGAGAGCAAACCCATGCCGACAG GTAATGTTGTTGGAATCCTGCAGAGGAACTGGAGGGACTATGTGGTGACTTTCCCCACCAGGGACAAGACCCAGTCCCAGACAAGGAATTCCCAACGCATCCTGGTGATACCCTGGGACCGTCGCATCCCCAAGATCCGCATCAGCACTCAGCAGGCAGACACTCTGCAG GACCACAGAGTGGTGGTGCGCATTGATTCGTGGGAGAGCAGCTCGCTCTATCCCAATGGACACAGCGTGCGGGTTCTGGGTCGGGCTGGAGAGCTGGAGACTGAGGTCCAGACCATCCTCATAGAGAACTGCATCCATGTGCCTCCATTCTCTGATGTGCAG TTGAGAGAGATGCCGATAAATTCACCCGAGAGGCCGTGGAGGGTGGATCCAGCTCAGATGCAAGAGCGGCGAGACCTCAGAGGGACTCGCCTGGTCTTCAGCATTGACCCACAGGGCTGTGAGGACGTGGACGACACGCTGTCAGTCCGCAGCCTCGCCGACGGGAAGCTCCTGGAGCTTGGAGTCCACATCGCCGATGTCACTCACTTCATCACTGAGGGCTCGCTCACTGACTTGGAGGCGCGATCAAG AGCCACCACCTACTACCTGGCAGACCGCAGGTACGACATGTTACCTGCTGTCCTCAGTGCAGACCTCTGCTCGCTGCTGGGAGGAGTCGACAG GTACGCCATGAGTGTTATGTGGGAGCTGGATGCTCAGACCCTCGCCGTCAACAAGGTGTGGTACGGTCGGACTCTGATCCGCTCCTCCTACCAGCTCCACTACGAGCTGGCCCAGGCGCTCCTGAACGGAGAGGATGCCGAGGTCCCAGAGCTGGCCCGGCTGGGCTCAGAACAGAGGGACAGGAAGCTGGCTGAGCTCATCCAGGCGCTGGAGATGCTGACACGTGTCGCCCGACACCTGCGAGCGCAGAGGGACCGAGGAGGAGCGCTGGAgctggagggggtggag GTTCGTGCCCAGCTGGACGAGGACAGGAACATCACAGCCCTTGTCCCCCGGCAGCCCCTGGAGGTCCATGAGACCGTGGCAGAGTGCATGATCTACGCCAACCACTGGGTGGCGCGCAAAATCCAGGAAGCCTTCCCTTATCAGGCACTGCTACGGCGCCACCCTCCACCACGGCTGGAGCTGTTCAGCCAGCTGGTGGATACGGCCAAGGCCCGCGGGTTCCCCATCGACACCAG GACCAACAAAGCCTTGGCTGACTCTCTGGACCGAGCCGTGGACCAGCAGGACCCGCTGGTGAACAGGCTGCTCAGAATGATGGCCACCCAAGCCATGTCCCAGGCTGTGTACTTCTCCACTGGTGCAGAGCCCGTGGACCAGTTCTACCATTACG gtctggctCTGGACTGCTACACCCACTTCACCTCCCCCATCCGTCGCTATGCCGACATGGTGGTCCACCGCCTCCTCACCGCAGCCCTGCAGGTGGAGCGGGGCTCGAGTCCTGATAGGCCACTGGCCAGTAACAGGGAAGTGGAGGAAATGGCCCAGCACATCAACAACAAGAACAGG GCGGCCCAACGAGCCCAGAATATGTCCACTGCATTGTTTCAGTGTCTCTACTTCAAAGAAAGAGATCCTCAGACCGACCCGCGCTGCGTGGCCGACGCCATCATCTACTCCATCAGAGACAACGGCGTGTTGGTGTTTGTCTCAGA GTACGGGGTGAAGGGCCCGGTGTATGTGAAGAACAAAGAGGGCCAGGTGGTATCGGTGGAGCCCGACGGCAGCTGTGAGTGGCAGAGCGGCTCCGTGCGACGATACCCGGACCACATTACAACCACCTCCAGCTACGGGACCTCCACTTTCAGGCTGTTCGACCACATCACC GTTCGTATTTCTGTCCAGTTCACGGCTTGTCACGCTGCCACTCTGAACATGGGGGTCATCAGCAACAAGCCGCACCGCAGCGCAGAAACTCGGCAGCCTCCCTCCCAGGCCCGCAGCCAGCTGGTCCAGGAGGTGGTCCGGCTGGCTGAGGAGGCCCAAGAGaaggcggcccagagacccaaACTCTCCAGAGAGGAGAGGGAGTTCCGCCAGAGCAGAACTCCAAATCTGTATTCTCTGCTGGAGGAGGTCCGAGAGCTGGCCCTGATGGATCTGGAAACGGTCTCACAGATCTGCATGACCACAGCGTAG
- the dis3l gene encoding DIS3-like exonuclease 1 isoform X2 translates to MIKTEKILHLKSSRGRKVRVVREHYLRELVPCFSSLCQADCANDGKLLPGDLTHYVVPDAEVVVKYLEILEFRELQGVIFTQTACQALHSKGRRFYNRLRSLVKDPRHNCVLFANEFQEYSYCPREKGESQEKWQTRCVYSAAVWYYNHLAGMMNVVMITEDDDAVAQYSSLNSGVFVITVQDYLQNFWPELQAAHELYSSISQALQEKENEDSQKEFTEHLPAEVLEAGIKSGRYIQGTLNVSKHRAQNEAFIMNEGLSNKNTDLSEGVLVYGSKNRNRAVHGDTVVVELLPKSEWRGKATALIEGQDEKTREDSESKPMPTGNVVGILQRNWRDYVVTFPTRDKTQSQTRNSQRILVIPWDRRIPKIRISTQQADTLQDHRVVVRIDSWESSSLYPNGHSVRVLGRAGELETEVQTILIENCIHVPPFSDVQLREMPINSPERPWRVDPAQMQERRDLRGTRLVFSIDPQGCEDVDDTLSVRSLADGKLLELGVHIADVTHFITEGSLTDLEARSRATTYYLADRRYDMLPAVLSADLCSLLGGVDRYAMSVMWELDAQTLAVNKVWYGRTLIRSSYQLHYELAQALLNGEDAEVPELARLGSEQRDRKLAELIQALEMLTRVARHLRAQRDRGGALELEGVEVRAQLDEDRNITALVPRQPLEVHETVAECMIYANHWVARKIQEAFPYQALLRRHPPPRLELFSQLVDTAKARGFPIDTRTNKALADSLDRAVDQQDPLVNRLLRMMATQAMSQAVYFSTGAEPVDQFYHYGLALDCYTHFTSPIRRYADMVVHRLLTAALQVERGSSPDRPLASNREVEEMAQHINNKNRAAQRAQNMSTALFQCLYFKERDPQTDPRCVADAIIYSIRDNGVLVFVSEYGVKGPVYVKNKEGQVVSVEPDGSCEWQSGSVRRYPDHITTTSSYGTSTFRLFDHITVRISVQFTACHAATLNMGVISNKPHRSAETRQPPSQARSQLVQEVVRLAEEAQEKAAQRPKLSREEREFRQSRTPNLYSLLEEVRELALMDLETVSQICMTTA, encoded by the exons ATGATTAAGACAGAGAAGATTCTGCATCTGAAGAGCAGCCGGGGTCGGAAGGTTCGGGTGGTTCGGGAGCATTATCTGAGGGAGCTGGTTCCGTGTTTCAGCTCTCTGTGTCAGGCGGACTGTGCTAACG ATGGAAAGCTTCTTCCGGGAGATTTGACCCACTACGTGGTTCCTGATGCAGAGGTGGTGGTCAAGTACCTGGAGATCCTGGAGTTCAGGGAGCTGCAGGGCGTCATCTTCACCCAGACCGCCTGCCAGGCTTTACACAGTAAAGGACGCAG gttcTACAACCGTCTTCGAAGTCTGGTCAAGGACCCGCGACACAACTGTGTCCTCTTTGCCAATGAATTCCAGGAATATTCGTACTGTCCTCGAGAGAAAGGCGAGAGCCAGGAAAAGTGGCAGACCAG gtGTGTGTATTCTGCTGCAGTGTGGTACTACAACCACCTGGCAGGTATGATGAATGTAGTGATGATCACAGAGGATGATGATGCCGTGGCTCAGTACAGCAGCCTCAACTCTGGAGTGTTCGTCATCACCGTCCAG GATTATTTGCAGAACTTCTGGCCGGAGCTGCAGGCAGCTCATGAGCTCTACAGCTCCATTTCTCAGGCGCTGCAAGAGAAGGAGAACGAGGATTCCCAGAAAGAGTTTACTGAACATCTGCCTGCTGAAGTCCTGGAGGCTGGCATCAAGTCCGGACGCTACATTCAG GGTACTCTGAATGTGAGCAAGCACCGAGCCCAGAATGAGGCTTTCATCATGAACGAGGGTTTGTCCAACAAGAACACAG ATCTGAGCGAGGGAGTGTTGGTGTACGGCAGTAAGAACAGGAACAGAGCCGTGCACGGCGACACGGTGGTGGTGGAGCTGCTGCCAAAGAGCGAGTGGAGAGGGAAGGCCACGGCACTGATCGAGGGACAGGACGAGAAGACCAGAGAGGACAGCGAGAGCAAACCCATGCCGACAG GTAATGTTGTTGGAATCCTGCAGAGGAACTGGAGGGACTATGTGGTGACTTTCCCCACCAGGGACAAGACCCAGTCCCAGACAAGGAATTCCCAACGCATCCTGGTGATACCCTGGGACCGTCGCATCCCCAAGATCCGCATCAGCACTCAGCAGGCAGACACTCTGCAG GACCACAGAGTGGTGGTGCGCATTGATTCGTGGGAGAGCAGCTCGCTCTATCCCAATGGACACAGCGTGCGGGTTCTGGGTCGGGCTGGAGAGCTGGAGACTGAGGTCCAGACCATCCTCATAGAGAACTGCATCCATGTGCCTCCATTCTCTGATGTGCAG TTGAGAGAGATGCCGATAAATTCACCCGAGAGGCCGTGGAGGGTGGATCCAGCTCAGATGCAAGAGCGGCGAGACCTCAGAGGGACTCGCCTGGTCTTCAGCATTGACCCACAGGGCTGTGAGGACGTGGACGACACGCTGTCAGTCCGCAGCCTCGCCGACGGGAAGCTCCTGGAGCTTGGAGTCCACATCGCCGATGTCACTCACTTCATCACTGAGGGCTCGCTCACTGACTTGGAGGCGCGATCAAG AGCCACCACCTACTACCTGGCAGACCGCAGGTACGACATGTTACCTGCTGTCCTCAGTGCAGACCTCTGCTCGCTGCTGGGAGGAGTCGACAG GTACGCCATGAGTGTTATGTGGGAGCTGGATGCTCAGACCCTCGCCGTCAACAAGGTGTGGTACGGTCGGACTCTGATCCGCTCCTCCTACCAGCTCCACTACGAGCTGGCCCAGGCGCTCCTGAACGGAGAGGATGCCGAGGTCCCAGAGCTGGCCCGGCTGGGCTCAGAACAGAGGGACAGGAAGCTGGCTGAGCTCATCCAGGCGCTGGAGATGCTGACACGTGTCGCCCGACACCTGCGAGCGCAGAGGGACCGAGGAGGAGCGCTGGAgctggagggggtggag GTTCGTGCCCAGCTGGACGAGGACAGGAACATCACAGCCCTTGTCCCCCGGCAGCCCCTGGAGGTCCATGAGACCGTGGCAGAGTGCATGATCTACGCCAACCACTGGGTGGCGCGCAAAATCCAGGAAGCCTTCCCTTATCAGGCACTGCTACGGCGCCACCCTCCACCACGGCTGGAGCTGTTCAGCCAGCTGGTGGATACGGCCAAGGCCCGCGGGTTCCCCATCGACACCAG GACCAACAAAGCCTTGGCTGACTCTCTGGACCGAGCCGTGGACCAGCAGGACCCGCTGGTGAACAGGCTGCTCAGAATGATGGCCACCCAAGCCATGTCCCAGGCTGTGTACTTCTCCACTGGTGCAGAGCCCGTGGACCAGTTCTACCATTACG gtctggctCTGGACTGCTACACCCACTTCACCTCCCCCATCCGTCGCTATGCCGACATGGTGGTCCACCGCCTCCTCACCGCAGCCCTGCAGGTGGAGCGGGGCTCGAGTCCTGATAGGCCACTGGCCAGTAACAGGGAAGTGGAGGAAATGGCCCAGCACATCAACAACAAGAACAGG GCGGCCCAACGAGCCCAGAATATGTCCACTGCATTGTTTCAGTGTCTCTACTTCAAAGAAAGAGATCCTCAGACCGACCCGCGCTGCGTGGCCGACGCCATCATCTACTCCATCAGAGACAACGGCGTGTTGGTGTTTGTCTCAGA GTACGGGGTGAAGGGCCCGGTGTATGTGAAGAACAAAGAGGGCCAGGTGGTATCGGTGGAGCCCGACGGCAGCTGTGAGTGGCAGAGCGGCTCCGTGCGACGATACCCGGACCACATTACAACCACCTCCAGCTACGGGACCTCCACTTTCAGGCTGTTCGACCACATCACC GTTCGTATTTCTGTCCAGTTCACGGCTTGTCACGCTGCCACTCTGAACATGGGGGTCATCAGCAACAAGCCGCACCGCAGCGCAGAAACTCGGCAGCCTCCCTCCCAGGCCCGCAGCCAGCTGGTCCAGGAGGTGGTCCGGCTGGCTGAGGAGGCCCAAGAGaaggcggcccagagacccaaACTCTCCAGAGAGGAGAGGGAGTTCCGCCAGAGCAGAACTCCAAATCTGTATTCTCTGCTGGAGGAGGTCCGAGAGCTGGCCCTGATGGATCTGGAAACGGTCTCACAGATCTGCATGACCACAGCGTAG
- the dis3l gene encoding DIS3-like exonuclease 1 isoform X3, with protein sequence MMNVVMITEDDDAVAQYSSLNSGVFVITVQDYLQNFWPELQAAHELYSSISQALQEKENEDSQKEFTEHLPAEVLEAGIKSGRYIQGTLNVSKHRAQNEAFIMNEGLSNKNTGAGNHNLSEGVLVYGSKNRNRAVHGDTVVVELLPKSEWRGKATALIEGQDEKTREDSESKPMPTGNVVGILQRNWRDYVVTFPTRDKTQSQTRNSQRILVIPWDRRIPKIRISTQQADTLQDHRVVVRIDSWESSSLYPNGHSVRVLGRAGELETEVQTILIENCIHVPPFSDVQLREMPINSPERPWRVDPAQMQERRDLRGTRLVFSIDPQGCEDVDDTLSVRSLADGKLLELGVHIADVTHFITEGSLTDLEARSRATTYYLADRRYDMLPAVLSADLCSLLGGVDRYAMSVMWELDAQTLAVNKVWYGRTLIRSSYQLHYELAQALLNGEDAEVPELARLGSEQRDRKLAELIQALEMLTRVARHLRAQRDRGGALELEGVEVRAQLDEDRNITALVPRQPLEVHETVAECMIYANHWVARKIQEAFPYQALLRRHPPPRLELFSQLVDTAKARGFPIDTRTNKALADSLDRAVDQQDPLVNRLLRMMATQAMSQAVYFSTGAEPVDQFYHYGLALDCYTHFTSPIRRYADMVVHRLLTAALQVERGSSPDRPLASNREVEEMAQHINNKNRAAQRAQNMSTALFQCLYFKERDPQTDPRCVADAIIYSIRDNGVLVFVSEYGVKGPVYVKNKEGQVVSVEPDGSCEWQSGSVRRYPDHITTTSSYGTSTFRLFDHITVRISVQFTACHAATLNMGVISNKPHRSAETRQPPSQARSQLVQEVVRLAEEAQEKAAQRPKLSREEREFRQSRTPNLYSLLEEVRELALMDLETVSQICMTTA encoded by the exons ATGATGAATGTAGTGATGATCACAGAGGATGATGATGCCGTGGCTCAGTACAGCAGCCTCAACTCTGGAGTGTTCGTCATCACCGTCCAG GATTATTTGCAGAACTTCTGGCCGGAGCTGCAGGCAGCTCATGAGCTCTACAGCTCCATTTCTCAGGCGCTGCAAGAGAAGGAGAACGAGGATTCCCAGAAAGAGTTTACTGAACATCTGCCTGCTGAAGTCCTGGAGGCTGGCATCAAGTCCGGACGCTACATTCAG GGTACTCTGAATGTGAGCAAGCACCGAGCCCAGAATGAGGCTTTCATCATGAACGAGGGTTTGTCCAACAAGAACACAGGTGCAGGAAACCACA ATCTGAGCGAGGGAGTGTTGGTGTACGGCAGTAAGAACAGGAACAGAGCCGTGCACGGCGACACGGTGGTGGTGGAGCTGCTGCCAAAGAGCGAGTGGAGAGGGAAGGCCACGGCACTGATCGAGGGACAGGACGAGAAGACCAGAGAGGACAGCGAGAGCAAACCCATGCCGACAG GTAATGTTGTTGGAATCCTGCAGAGGAACTGGAGGGACTATGTGGTGACTTTCCCCACCAGGGACAAGACCCAGTCCCAGACAAGGAATTCCCAACGCATCCTGGTGATACCCTGGGACCGTCGCATCCCCAAGATCCGCATCAGCACTCAGCAGGCAGACACTCTGCAG GACCACAGAGTGGTGGTGCGCATTGATTCGTGGGAGAGCAGCTCGCTCTATCCCAATGGACACAGCGTGCGGGTTCTGGGTCGGGCTGGAGAGCTGGAGACTGAGGTCCAGACCATCCTCATAGAGAACTGCATCCATGTGCCTCCATTCTCTGATGTGCAG TTGAGAGAGATGCCGATAAATTCACCCGAGAGGCCGTGGAGGGTGGATCCAGCTCAGATGCAAGAGCGGCGAGACCTCAGAGGGACTCGCCTGGTCTTCAGCATTGACCCACAGGGCTGTGAGGACGTGGACGACACGCTGTCAGTCCGCAGCCTCGCCGACGGGAAGCTCCTGGAGCTTGGAGTCCACATCGCCGATGTCACTCACTTCATCACTGAGGGCTCGCTCACTGACTTGGAGGCGCGATCAAG AGCCACCACCTACTACCTGGCAGACCGCAGGTACGACATGTTACCTGCTGTCCTCAGTGCAGACCTCTGCTCGCTGCTGGGAGGAGTCGACAG GTACGCCATGAGTGTTATGTGGGAGCTGGATGCTCAGACCCTCGCCGTCAACAAGGTGTGGTACGGTCGGACTCTGATCCGCTCCTCCTACCAGCTCCACTACGAGCTGGCCCAGGCGCTCCTGAACGGAGAGGATGCCGAGGTCCCAGAGCTGGCCCGGCTGGGCTCAGAACAGAGGGACAGGAAGCTGGCTGAGCTCATCCAGGCGCTGGAGATGCTGACACGTGTCGCCCGACACCTGCGAGCGCAGAGGGACCGAGGAGGAGCGCTGGAgctggagggggtggag GTTCGTGCCCAGCTGGACGAGGACAGGAACATCACAGCCCTTGTCCCCCGGCAGCCCCTGGAGGTCCATGAGACCGTGGCAGAGTGCATGATCTACGCCAACCACTGGGTGGCGCGCAAAATCCAGGAAGCCTTCCCTTATCAGGCACTGCTACGGCGCCACCCTCCACCACGGCTGGAGCTGTTCAGCCAGCTGGTGGATACGGCCAAGGCCCGCGGGTTCCCCATCGACACCAG GACCAACAAAGCCTTGGCTGACTCTCTGGACCGAGCCGTGGACCAGCAGGACCCGCTGGTGAACAGGCTGCTCAGAATGATGGCCACCCAAGCCATGTCCCAGGCTGTGTACTTCTCCACTGGTGCAGAGCCCGTGGACCAGTTCTACCATTACG gtctggctCTGGACTGCTACACCCACTTCACCTCCCCCATCCGTCGCTATGCCGACATGGTGGTCCACCGCCTCCTCACCGCAGCCCTGCAGGTGGAGCGGGGCTCGAGTCCTGATAGGCCACTGGCCAGTAACAGGGAAGTGGAGGAAATGGCCCAGCACATCAACAACAAGAACAGG GCGGCCCAACGAGCCCAGAATATGTCCACTGCATTGTTTCAGTGTCTCTACTTCAAAGAAAGAGATCCTCAGACCGACCCGCGCTGCGTGGCCGACGCCATCATCTACTCCATCAGAGACAACGGCGTGTTGGTGTTTGTCTCAGA GTACGGGGTGAAGGGCCCGGTGTATGTGAAGAACAAAGAGGGCCAGGTGGTATCGGTGGAGCCCGACGGCAGCTGTGAGTGGCAGAGCGGCTCCGTGCGACGATACCCGGACCACATTACAACCACCTCCAGCTACGGGACCTCCACTTTCAGGCTGTTCGACCACATCACC GTTCGTATTTCTGTCCAGTTCACGGCTTGTCACGCTGCCACTCTGAACATGGGGGTCATCAGCAACAAGCCGCACCGCAGCGCAGAAACTCGGCAGCCTCCCTCCCAGGCCCGCAGCCAGCTGGTCCAGGAGGTGGTCCGGCTGGCTGAGGAGGCCCAAGAGaaggcggcccagagacccaaACTCTCCAGAGAGGAGAGGGAGTTCCGCCAGAGCAGAACTCCAAATCTGTATTCTCTGCTGGAGGAGGTCCGAGAGCTGGCCCTGATGGATCTGGAAACGGTCTCACAGATCTGCATGACCACAGCGTAG
- the tipin gene encoding TIMELESS-interacting protein, whose amino-acid sequence MLDPEENNLSGTPEYDDLEEEAFPPLPPPYSPGQGGHQEDGGLFAQGEEGEVSRLADVPAAKRKSVKRPQPKLDSQRLISERGLPALRTLFDSVRFKGKGHEAEDLRLLMQKMENWAHRLYPKLQFEDFIDKVEKLGSKKEVQTCLKRIRLDMPLTHEDFMDKDGEEEVPLEMQVFGDPDPFSRVSTIYDPQEPVHSTPAPTSPVHSTPVLSGPVHSPPALSALTEEQRRRMELNRQRALERRLARQQQQTDSQTIDISEGNEPTSVSSENVLNATVEDEKVEDLDQDPSISSVQNPSQPPPTESESPPTESEPEPTQGEGESSASPEHELCNGCEKED is encoded by the exons ATGCTCGACCCAGAGGAAAACAACCTGAGTGGTACACCTGAGTACGATGACTTAGAAGAGGAAGCCTTCCCTCCCCTTCCTCCACCCTATTCCCCAGGCCAGGGAGGACATCAGGAAGATGGAGGCCTTTTTGCACAAG GGGAGGAAGGAGAGGTGTCCAGGCTGGCTGACGTTCCTGCTGCTAAGAGGAAATCAGTGAAGAGGCCACAACCTAAACTCGACTCTCAGAG gTTGATTTCAGAAAGAGGACTTCCAGCTCTGCGTACTCTGTTTGATAGCGTCCGTTTCAAAGGAAAGGGACATGAG GCCGAAGACCTGCGGCTGCTcatgcagaagatggagaacTGGGCCCACAGGTTGTACCCCAAACTACAGTTTGAGGATTTCATTGATAAGGTGGAAAAGCTCGGCAGCAAAAAGGAAGTGCAG ACTTGTCTCAAACGGATCCGGCTGGACATGCCGCTGACACACGAAGACTTTATGGATAAAGACG GAGAAGAAGAAGTGCCACTTGAAATGCAAGTATTTGGGGATCCTGATCCATTCAGCAGAGTGAGCACCATTTATGACCCCCAAGAGCCGGTCCACTCCACCCCGGCGCCCACCTCCCCGGTCCACTCCACCCCAGTCCTCTCTGGCCCGGTCCACTCCCCCCCGGCGCTCTCCGCCCTGACGGAGGAGCAGCGCAGACGCATGGAGCTGAACAGACAGCGGGCTCTGGAGAGGAGGCTGGCacggcagcagcagcaaacag ATTCCCAGACCATCGACATATCAGAGGGAAATGAACCCACATCTGTTTCTTCTGAAAATGTCCTCAACGCCACAGTGGAGGATGAGAAGGTGGAAGACTTGGACCAGGACCCATCCATCAGCAGTGTGCAGAACCCTAGCCAGCCCCCACCCACTGAGTCTGAGTCCCCACCCACTGAGTCTGAGCCCGAGCCCACTCAGGGTGAGGGGGAGAGCAGCGCAAGTCCTGAGCATGAACTCTGTAATGGCTGCGAGAAAGAAGATTAA